The Deltaproteobacteria bacterium genome includes a window with the following:
- a CDS encoding ATP-dependent DNA helicase: MEILAEPNTSPERHFSVSVRFLVETFVRGQDLSGTFAASDRAVAGTRAHQRIQDMRPASYQREVAIAHTAEVRGRTIEISGRIDGILHQENGDVLEEIKSTARDLAVHQERQNPRHWAQLKVYAYMHAVRHNLSRVATCLTYVRLGSDAVIEIRRDFEFDELASFFDALLSLFLDRVDADSAWRSLRGQSIQALDFPFAAYRRGQRRMAVEIFRAVREKRQLLVQAPTGIGKTMAAVFPAIKALGEGLVDRIFFLAARTTGKQVAEETVAVLHGRGLRFRCLTLTAKEKICFNPGAACNGEECEFARGYYDRIDDALAYALGNDLLNRHLVETVARQHRVCPFEFSLDLALHADGIVCDYNYAFDPQSYLRRFFQTVEEAYLFLVDEAHNLVERSRDMFSARIERRLFEDTARETAGALPQLEALIGAVVEWMDAFRAAHAELDFLSTREAPEDLLAVLRRLVRESDAWLSLDRKALFRDALLELHFSVSRFLKVSEMFDERYAACYDMSGRNFLLNFFCIDPSLYLQRTLAAISATIFFSATLTPTDYFKEIFGGGEKTGELILPSPFPKKNFSLSVAGGISTVFAQRDVTRRKVAGTISAFVNAKRGNYLVFFPSYDYLVKVTAEFIPANPEIRVLCQAPGMSEHEREDFLRQFSFENRETCVGFAVLGGAFGEGIDLVGDRLAGAVVVSVGMPPPTPERELIREYFDMHRQAGWEFAYVFPGFNRVLQAAGRVIRTEVDKGAVLLIDKRYASRRYRSMFPFEWRPSYITGRKDLARVLGAFWDEP, from the coding sequence ATGGAAATTTTAGCAGAACCCAATACGTCTCCGGAAAGGCATTTCAGTGTTTCCGTGCGTTTCCTGGTGGAAACGTTTGTCCGCGGCCAGGATCTGTCCGGCACCTTCGCCGCTTCCGACCGGGCGGTGGCGGGCACCCGCGCCCACCAGCGCATCCAGGATATGAGGCCCGCATCGTACCAGCGTGAGGTGGCCATCGCGCACACCGCCGAAGTGCGCGGCCGCACCATCGAGATCAGCGGCAGGATAGACGGCATCCTTCACCAGGAGAACGGGGATGTTCTGGAGGAGATCAAAAGCACGGCGCGCGATCTTGCGGTGCATCAAGAACGGCAGAATCCCCGGCACTGGGCTCAGCTCAAGGTATATGCCTACATGCACGCCGTACGCCACAACCTGAGCCGTGTGGCTACCTGTCTGACCTACGTCCGGCTCGGTTCGGATGCCGTCATTGAAATCCGCCGGGATTTCGAATTCGATGAGCTGGCAAGCTTCTTCGATGCGCTCCTCTCCCTCTTCCTGGATCGGGTCGATGCGGACAGCGCATGGCGGTCTCTACGCGGGCAGTCCATCCAGGCGCTTGACTTCCCCTTTGCCGCCTATCGCCGGGGGCAGCGGCGGATGGCTGTCGAGATTTTTCGCGCCGTCCGGGAAAAACGGCAGTTGCTGGTGCAGGCCCCCACGGGGATCGGCAAGACTATGGCGGCGGTTTTTCCGGCCATCAAGGCCCTGGGCGAGGGGCTTGTCGACAGGATTTTTTTCCTGGCGGCACGGACTACCGGCAAACAGGTGGCCGAGGAAACGGTTGCCGTTCTTCATGGCCGGGGGTTGCGCTTCAGGTGTTTGACGCTGACCGCCAAGGAAAAAATCTGCTTCAATCCCGGGGCGGCCTGCAACGGCGAGGAGTGCGAATTTGCCAGGGGCTATTACGACCGTATCGACGATGCCCTGGCTTACGCCCTCGGGAATGATCTGCTGAACCGGCACCTTGTGGAAACCGTGGCCCGGCAGCACCGGGTCTGCCCCTTCGAGTTCTCCCTGGACCTGGCGCTGCATGCCGACGGCATTGTCTGCGACTACAACTACGCTTTCGATCCTCAGTCCTACCTGCGGCGCTTCTTTCAGACGGTGGAGGAGGCCTACCTTTTTCTGGTGGACGAGGCGCACAACCTGGTGGAACGGTCCAGGGACATGTTCTCGGCCCGTATCGAACGGCGGCTGTTTGAGGATACGGCCAGGGAGACAGCCGGGGCCCTGCCGCAGCTCGAGGCGCTCATAGGGGCCGTGGTTGAATGGATGGACGCCTTCAGGGCGGCCCATGCCGAACTGGATTTCCTTTCCACCCGGGAGGCGCCGGAAGACCTCCTGGCCGTTTTGCGGCGACTCGTCAGGGAGAGCGACGCCTGGCTGTCGCTCGACAGAAAGGCGCTTTTTCGCGACGCGCTTCTCGAGCTGCATTTCAGCGTGTCCCGGTTCCTGAAAGTGTCCGAGATGTTCGACGAACGCTATGCCGCCTGCTATGACATGTCCGGTCGAAACTTCCTCCTCAATTTTTTCTGCATCGACCCCTCTTTATACCTGCAGCGGACATTGGCGGCGATAAGTGCCACGATTTTCTTTTCGGCCACGCTGACGCCCACGGACTATTTCAAGGAAATTTTCGGTGGTGGGGAGAAGACCGGGGAGTTGATCCTGCCGTCGCCGTTTCCAAAAAAAAACTTTTCGCTTTCCGTTGCCGGGGGGATCTCTACCGTGTTCGCGCAGCGTGACGTGACCAGGCGGAAAGTTGCCGGAACGATCAGCGCCTTCGTCAATGCCAAGCGGGGCAACTACCTTGTCTTCTTCCCGTCCTACGACTACCTGGTGAAGGTGACTGCCGAATTTATCCCGGCCAATCCTGAAATCAGGGTTCTTTGCCAGGCGCCGGGCATGAGCGAGCACGAGCGGGAAGACTTCTTGAGGCAGTTTTCTTTTGAAAACCGGGAAACATGCGTTGGATTCGCCGTATTGGGGGGGGCCTTCGGTGAAGGAATCGACCTTGTGGGCGACCGCCTGGCCGGGGCCGTGGTGGTCAGCGTGGGGATGCCTCCGCCCACGCCCGAAAGGGAACTGATTCGCGAATACTTCGATATGCACCGCCAGGCCGGCTGGGAATTCGCCTATGTTTTTCCGGGATTCAACCGGGTGTTGCAGGCCGCGGGCAGGGTCATTCGCACGGAAGTGGACAAAGGCGCGGTGCTTTTGATCGACAAGCGGTATGCAAGTCGGCGATACAGGTCCATGTTTCCTTTTGAATGGCGGCCGTCGTATATAACCGGCCGAAAAGACCTGGCAAGGGTGTTGGGCGCATTCTGGGATGAGCCTTAG
- a CDS encoding universal stress protein, which translates to MFTQILCPTDLKERSDLAVAKAVQLAHQFGSKITLLNVHEEFMDKEEREMLRISVNKMKEKYKHIASDSKKEMRAVIHKLHAEDIEIDYLLHKGKPDKAIVEVAENLAADLIVMCTDGKDNLMDFVLGSTTEHVINASPCPVLVIPNKA; encoded by the coding sequence ATGTTCACTCAAATTCTTTGCCCAACCGACTTGAAGGAACGTTCCGATCTGGCTGTCGCAAAAGCCGTGCAACTGGCCCATCAGTTCGGCTCAAAAATCACGCTGCTCAATGTTCACGAAGAGTTTATGGATAAGGAGGAGCGGGAAATGCTGCGCATCAGTGTCAACAAAATGAAGGAAAAATATAAGCACATCGCTTCCGATTCAAAAAAAGAGATGAGGGCCGTCATCCATAAGCTGCATGCCGAGGATATTGAAATCGACTATCTATTGCACAAAGGCAAACCGGACAAAGCCATCGTGGAGGTCGCTGAAAACCTGGCTGCAGATCTGATCGTCATGTGCACGGACGGAAAGGATAATCTCATGGATTTCGTTCTCGGCTCCACTACCGAACATGTCATCAACGCGTCCCCCTGTCCCGTTCTGGTCATCCCCAACAAAGCGTGA
- a CDS encoding nucleotidyltransferase family protein — translation MGTEKQPKQFDAILVAGEGEDSHRVYRRHKAFLKIKGKYIIQRVLEAIRQVPVIGDIYVAGPVPKLSAVFQEIGLDTRTPKAIHLVEQRANLFENAWHAFIASLPARGGGDSTVDLHAHRDKAVLIVPCDAPLITPDEVAHFIAHSELENYDYVIGLTPEQAMTHFYPQDGRPGIKMAYLHMKEKNYRINNLHMVKPLRVIQRKHINTMYAYRYQKNIINAILLAIYLMGREQPKSLQYFACLQLAMACSRLNLPKLAVFFSRWAPKEELEKAVSGLMNTRFRGLEVPYPGAALDIDNDRDFRTMEVMFDRWKAYLAKPVQ, via the coding sequence ATGGGGACTGAAAAACAACCCAAACAATTTGACGCCATTCTGGTTGCCGGGGAGGGGGAAGACAGCCACCGCGTCTACCGGCGGCACAAAGCCTTTCTGAAGATCAAGGGCAAGTATATCATCCAGCGTGTCCTGGAAGCCATCCGGCAGGTCCCGGTGATCGGGGACATATATGTCGCCGGACCTGTGCCCAAACTCTCCGCCGTTTTTCAGGAAATCGGCCTGGACACGCGCACGCCGAAAGCCATACACCTCGTCGAGCAGCGGGCGAACCTTTTCGAAAATGCCTGGCACGCCTTTATAGCCTCTCTGCCGGCGCGTGGCGGGGGGGATTCCACGGTCGATCTGCATGCGCACAGGGATAAGGCGGTGTTGATCGTTCCCTGTGACGCACCGCTGATAACCCCCGATGAGGTGGCGCATTTCATCGCCCATAGCGAATTGGAAAACTACGATTACGTCATCGGGTTGACTCCGGAACAGGCCATGACCCACTTTTATCCTCAAGACGGCCGTCCGGGGATTAAAATGGCCTATCTCCACATGAAAGAGAAAAACTACCGCATCAACAACCTCCACATGGTCAAGCCCCTCAGGGTAATTCAGCGCAAGCACATCAACACCATGTATGCCTATCGCTACCAGAAAAATATCATTAACGCCATTCTTCTGGCGATCTATCTCATGGGCAGGGAACAACCCAAGAGCCTGCAGTATTTCGCCTGCCTCCAGCTCGCCATGGCTTGCAGTCGGCTCAACCTGCCGAAGCTGGCCGTTTTTTTCAGCCGGTGGGCACCGAAGGAGGAACTGGAAAAGGCCGTATCGGGGTTGATGAATACGCGTTTCCGAGGATTGGAGGTGCCCTACCCGGGCGCCGCCCTCGACATCGACAACGACAGGGATTTTCGCACCATGGAGGTCATGTTCGACCGGTGGAAGGCATACCTGGCGAAGCCGGTTCAGTAA
- a CDS encoding proline dehydrogenase family protein: MKKNRKNPVSFQNTAIAFKDKSKGDLFLSFVIFSLTKSPFLVKFLSRAVKLALSMGLPVKPLIKATVFKQFCGGEKETEYAKVIKKLGAAHIGSILDYSVEGGEDEAGFEATKSQLLKIIEKSQSNPDIPCTCMKMTAIGLPALFQKVTARTPLSKQEKQAFEKVENRLDEICKAASSSGKPIYIDAEESWIQKAVDDLAEKMMARYNQENAIVFTTLQLYRWDRIDYFKRLISAARSGSYRLGIKIVRGAYLEKERERANALGYPSPVNATKAETDAEYNQALQIFVENIDVVEICVGTHNEHSCTLLTQYMADHRIPNDHPHIYFSQLYGMSDHISYNLADAGYNVSKYLPFGPVAATLPYLVRRAEENTAIAGQMSKELEIITRECRRRKKAKQKRA; this comes from the coding sequence GTGAAAAAAAACAGAAAAAATCCCGTGTCATTTCAAAACACCGCTATCGCCTTTAAAGATAAATCGAAAGGGGACCTGTTTTTATCCTTCGTGATATTCAGCCTGACAAAGAGTCCCTTCCTGGTAAAATTTCTGTCACGGGCGGTCAAATTGGCCCTGTCCATGGGACTGCCCGTGAAGCCGCTGATCAAGGCAACCGTTTTCAAACAGTTCTGCGGCGGCGAAAAAGAAACGGAATACGCAAAGGTGATCAAAAAGTTGGGCGCCGCCCACATCGGCTCCATCCTGGATTACAGCGTAGAAGGGGGGGAAGATGAAGCCGGTTTCGAGGCCACCAAATCGCAGCTGTTGAAGATAATCGAGAAATCCCAATCGAATCCGGACATCCCCTGCACCTGCATGAAAATGACCGCCATCGGCTTGCCGGCGTTGTTTCAAAAGGTCACCGCGCGCACCCCCCTGTCCAAACAGGAAAAACAGGCCTTCGAAAAAGTGGAAAACCGGCTCGATGAAATCTGCAAAGCCGCTTCCAGCTCTGGCAAACCCATCTATATCGACGCGGAGGAGAGTTGGATTCAGAAAGCCGTAGACGATCTTGCCGAAAAAATGATGGCCAGATATAATCAGGAAAACGCCATTGTATTCACAACGTTGCAACTCTATCGCTGGGATCGGATCGACTACTTTAAGCGATTGATCTCAGCCGCCAGATCCGGGTCCTATCGGCTGGGCATCAAAATCGTGCGTGGCGCCTATCTGGAGAAGGAACGCGAAAGAGCAAATGCGCTCGGGTATCCGTCTCCGGTAAACGCGACAAAAGCCGAAACGGATGCGGAGTACAATCAGGCCCTGCAGATATTTGTCGAAAACATCGACGTCGTGGAGATATGCGTGGGCACGCACAATGAACACAGCTGCACGCTGCTGACCCAGTACATGGCCGACCATCGCATCCCCAACGATCACCCGCACATCTATTTCTCTCAGCTCTACGGCATGAGCGACCATATCAGCTACAACCTGGCCGATGCCGGCTACAATGTCAGCAAATACCTCCCGTTCGGCCCGGTGGCCGCAACCCTGCCCTACCTGGTCAGAAGGGCGGAGGAGAATACAGCCATCGCGGGCCAGATGAGCAAGGAGCTCGAAATTATCACCAGAGAATGCCGTCGCAGAAAAAAAGCCAAACAAAAAAGGGCATGA
- the wrbA gene encoding NAD(P)H:quinone oxidoreductase: MKILIIYYSSYGHIDKMARAVAQGASQVDGAEVLLRRVPETLPREVLEKTGALEAQAAFADVPEATLEELAGADAVIFGTPTRFGNMCGQMRQFLDSTVQLWAKGSLVGKVGSVFTSTGTQHGGQESTILSSHITLLHHGMVIVGLPYAFEGQTRVDEITGGSPYGASTVAGPAGERTPSENDLDGARYQGKHVATIAAKLAA; this comes from the coding sequence ATGAAAATTCTGATTATCTACTATTCGAGTTATGGTCATATCGACAAAATGGCCCGGGCGGTTGCCCAGGGCGCTTCCCAGGTGGATGGCGCCGAGGTGCTGCTGCGCCGGGTGCCGGAAACCCTTCCCCGGGAGGTGTTGGAAAAAACCGGCGCCCTGGAGGCGCAAGCCGCCTTTGCCGATGTACCGGAGGCTACCCTGGAGGAATTGGCCGGGGCGGATGCCGTCATTTTCGGCACCCCTACCCGTTTCGGCAACATGTGCGGCCAAATGCGGCAGTTCCTGGACTCGACCGTTCAGTTGTGGGCCAAAGGATCCCTGGTCGGCAAGGTGGGCAGCGTATTCACCAGCACCGGCACCCAGCACGGCGGCCAGGAATCCACCATCCTCTCTTCCCATATAACCCTTCTGCACCACGGAATGGTGATCGTCGGCCTGCCGTATGCGTTTGAAGGGCAGACGCGCGTGGATGAAATCACGGGCGGTTCGCCTTACGGCGCCTCGACCGTGGCCGGCCCAGCCGGTGAACGCACGCCCAGCGAAAACGACCTGGACGGCGCCCGTTACCAGGGCAAACACGTCGCAACCATTGCGGCCAAGCTGGCCGCTTAG
- a CDS encoding MarR family transcriptional regulator — protein MSAKTKIPATQRNALNAYTKLMRATGSVTAAMHRHLKDDGLTASQFGVLEALYHLGPMCQHELGAKILKTGGNMTMVIDNLEKRGMVIRKKDPHDRRYLRVSLTEKGNDLISRVFPRHAMIAESVFAVLNPLELDRLGGLLNCLGRTAAGMVANENK, from the coding sequence GTGAGTGCAAAAACAAAAATACCGGCAACCCAGCGCAACGCACTGAACGCCTACACCAAGCTGATGCGCGCCACCGGCAGCGTCACCGCCGCCATGCACCGGCACTTGAAAGACGACGGTCTCACAGCCAGTCAGTTCGGTGTCTTGGAAGCGCTGTACCACTTGGGCCCCATGTGCCAGCATGAATTGGGCGCTAAAATTCTCAAAACAGGCGGAAACATGACCATGGTCATCGACAATCTGGAGAAACGGGGCATGGTGATACGTAAAAAGGATCCCCATGACCGGCGCTACCTGCGTGTCAGCCTGACGGAAAAAGGAAACGACCTCATCAGCAGGGTGTTTCCCCGTCATGCCATGATCGCCGAAAGCGTATTCGCAGTCCTCAACCCCCTTGAACTGGATCGGCTCGGCGGTCTCTTGAATTGTTTGGGCCGCACTGCAGCCGGCATGGTTGCAAATGAAAATAAATAA
- a CDS encoding AarF/ABC1/UbiB kinase family protein — protein MLSIRKIGVIGRTYRNLNRYSQILGVLFKYGFGDLVETLKIDQYLEIGLQMFSRNKKARIEKSTRAERLRMAFEELGPTYIKLGQILSTRPDLVPPDFISELAKLQDEVPSFPFNAAKRIVESELGSPLEKIFASFDEKPLASASIGQVHKAALLDGDVVAVKVQRPGIKKTIEVDLEIMLHLATLAEKHIEGLSFHRPVKVVEEFAKTLERELDYGIEIASMERVARQFLDKPYVYIPKVYGEISTERVLTAEFVNGIKVSHLERLEAGGYDKKLITRRGADICLSQIFNHGFFHADPHPGNIFVLPGNVICLLDFGMVGSIDRNTRESFVELVDSIVRRDETRAAHQVLKLTSWEEEPDVRAFERDVAEFMGRHLYKPLKEINLGRLLQNLLELAAVHRLRIYPDIFLMLKALATVESVAEKLDPDFDMVAQATPFIARVKLERLSPKRIESDLVKLFSLSYKFVQEFPRDLLEVTRLIRQQKLSFKHELEGLDRMLSTHDQISNRISFSIVIAALIIGSALIVISNIPPLFYGISMIGIIGFLAAAIMGIWLLVAILKKGSL, from the coding sequence ATGCTCAGCATAAGAAAAATAGGTGTCATCGGCCGGACCTATCGGAACCTGAACCGTTATTCACAGATTCTGGGGGTTCTGTTCAAATACGGATTCGGGGATCTTGTCGAAACCCTCAAGATCGACCAGTATCTGGAAATCGGCCTGCAAATGTTCTCCAGAAACAAGAAGGCCCGGATCGAAAAATCGACACGGGCGGAACGCCTCAGAATGGCGTTTGAAGAGTTGGGCCCCACCTATATCAAACTAGGACAAATCCTGTCCACGCGGCCCGATCTGGTGCCGCCTGATTTCATCAGTGAACTTGCCAAACTCCAGGACGAAGTCCCCTCTTTTCCCTTCAACGCCGCCAAAAGGATCGTCGAATCCGAACTGGGAAGCCCTCTGGAAAAAATATTCGCCTCTTTCGACGAAAAGCCGCTGGCGTCAGCGTCCATAGGCCAGGTTCACAAGGCCGCCCTGCTGGATGGCGACGTGGTGGCCGTTAAAGTCCAGCGCCCGGGAATCAAGAAGACCATCGAGGTGGATCTCGAAATCATGCTGCACCTTGCCACGCTGGCAGAGAAACACATCGAAGGGCTGTCCTTTCACCGCCCGGTTAAAGTTGTAGAAGAATTCGCCAAAACGCTCGAGAGAGAGCTGGATTACGGGATTGAAATCGCCAGTATGGAACGCGTCGCCAGGCAGTTCCTGGATAAACCCTACGTTTACATTCCGAAGGTGTACGGGGAGATCTCTACGGAACGGGTGCTGACCGCCGAATTCGTTAACGGTATCAAGGTGTCGCACCTGGAACGGCTCGAAGCCGGCGGTTACGACAAAAAGTTGATCACCCGGCGAGGGGCGGACATTTGTCTCAGCCAGATATTCAACCACGGGTTTTTCCACGCCGATCCCCATCCCGGCAATATTTTCGTGCTGCCCGGCAACGTCATCTGCCTGCTTGACTTCGGCATGGTCGGCTCCATCGACAGGAACACCAGGGAAAGTTTTGTCGAACTGGTGGACAGTATCGTTCGCCGGGATGAAACCAGGGCGGCCCACCAGGTGTTGAAGTTGACATCCTGGGAAGAAGAACCGGACGTGCGAGCTTTCGAAAGGGATGTCGCCGAATTCATGGGCCGGCACCTCTACAAACCGCTCAAGGAGATCAACCTCGGCAGGCTGCTGCAAAATCTTCTGGAACTCGCCGCGGTGCACCGTCTCAGAATTTATCCCGATATATTTCTCATGCTCAAGGCCCTGGCTACCGTCGAAAGTGTGGCCGAGAAACTGGACCCCGATTTCGACATGGTGGCCCAGGCGACGCCCTTTATCGCCAGGGTGAAATTAGAGCGGCTGTCACCCAAACGGATCGAAAGCGATCTGGTCAAACTGTTTTCCCTGTCCTACAAATTCGTTCAGGAGTTCCCAAGAGACCTCCTGGAGGTCACCCGGCTCATCAGACAGCAGAAGCTGTCTTTCAAACACGAACTCGAGGGGCTCGACCGGATGCTTTCCACCCACGACCAGATCAGCAACCGGATCTCCTTCTCCATCGTGATTGCCGCCCTGATCATCGGCTCGGCCCTCATCGTCATTTCCAACATCCCCCCCCTTTTTTACGGCATATCAATGATTGGCATCATCGGTTTTTTGGCTGCCGCCATCATGGGCATCTGGCTCCTGGTGGCCATTTTGAAAAAGGGAAGCCTGTAA
- a CDS encoding phasin family protein yields the protein MLDFFKKSMLTGVGLALKTWDEVEALGKELEEKGKMPREEARKFIEELQKRYEETQTKLEERVEKSVRDFLKRADIVTGDDLKALRNEIRELKKLIGRDAPPE from the coding sequence ATGTTGGACTTTTTCAAAAAAAGCATGCTCACCGGTGTAGGCCTGGCCTTGAAAACCTGGGACGAAGTCGAGGCCTTGGGCAAAGAGTTGGAAGAAAAAGGTAAAATGCCCCGGGAAGAGGCTAGAAAATTCATCGAGGAACTCCAGAAACGCTACGAAGAAACCCAGACCAAACTCGAGGAGCGGGTGGAAAAAAGCGTGCGGGATTTTCTGAAAAGGGCGGACATCGTCACCGGAGACGATCTCAAGGCCCTCAGAAATGAGATCAGGGAGCTGAAAAAACTGATCGGCCGGGACGCGCCGCCGGAATGA
- a CDS encoding acyl-CoA dehydrogenase family protein: protein MEFELDKTQKDIQKAVRDFTKGEFDKELALELDRKHEFPKKIWQKAGDLGLIGVHFPEEYSGQGLGSLEDILVVEELCRGDSTIGSAVALSSFASELVLHYGSDELKQKFLPQVAEGKMLSAGAFTEPNHGSDITAMDTTAVKEGDEWVVNGVKTFITNGGLAGFYSVLCQTDPEAKPPYRGLSVILVEAECEGVSTADVGEKMGICMMATAEVTFKDVRVPAGNLIGEEGKGFYHVLHFFDESRIQIAAQALGTAQGAYDRALDYVKQREQFGKKIAQFQVTQHKLADMATKIELARLITYKAAWNFDQGRIDPKLTSMAKMYAARTAVEVADEAIQLLGGYGYMKEYEVERFYRDAKITEIYEGTKEIQKNTIASAIIGKIK from the coding sequence ATGGAATTTGAGCTCGACAAAACACAGAAGGACATCCAAAAGGCGGTCAGAGATTTCACCAAAGGCGAATTCGACAAGGAATTGGCTCTGGAATTGGACAGGAAACATGAATTCCCTAAAAAAATATGGCAGAAAGCCGGGGACCTCGGTTTGATCGGCGTCCACTTTCCCGAAGAATATTCCGGGCAGGGGCTCGGCAGCCTCGAGGATATCCTCGTCGTCGAGGAACTGTGCCGCGGAGACTCGACTATCGGCAGTGCGGTCGCCCTCTCCAGCTTCGCCTCGGAACTGGTCCTGCACTACGGCAGCGATGAACTCAAGCAGAAATTTCTGCCCCAGGTGGCCGAGGGGAAAATGCTTTCAGCCGGCGCATTCACTGAGCCCAATCACGGTTCGGATATCACCGCCATGGACACCACGGCCGTAAAAGAGGGCGACGAGTGGGTGGTCAACGGCGTGAAGACCTTTATCACCAACGGCGGCCTGGCCGGTTTTTATTCCGTCCTTTGCCAGACGGATCCCGAGGCCAAGCCTCCCTACAGGGGCTTGAGCGTCATTCTGGTCGAAGCAGAGTGCGAGGGGGTCAGCACCGCGGATGTAGGCGAGAAAATGGGCATCTGCATGATGGCCACCGCCGAGGTCACTTTCAAGGACGTACGCGTCCCGGCCGGCAACCTGATCGGCGAAGAAGGCAAGGGCTTCTACCACGTTTTGCATTTCTTCGACGAAAGCCGCATCCAGATAGCCGCCCAGGCCCTGGGAACCGCCCAGGGAGCCTACGACCGCGCCCTCGATTACGTCAAGCAGCGCGAACAGTTCGGCAAAAAAATAGCCCAGTTCCAGGTCACCCAGCACAAACTGGCCGATATGGCGACTAAAATTGAGCTGGCCCGCCTGATCACCTACAAAGCCGCCTGGAATTTCGACCAGGGAAGGATCGACCCCAAGCTGACGTCAATGGCCAAAATGTATGCTGCCCGAACCGCCGTGGAGGTGGCCGACGAAGCCATACAGCTTTTGGGCGGCTACGGCTACATGAAGGAATACGAAGTGGAACGTTTCTACCGTGACGCCAAAATCACGGAAATTTACGAGGGTACCAAAGAAATCCAGAAAAACACCATCGCCAGCGCGATCATAGGTAAGATAAAATAA
- a CDS encoding AAA family ATPase, with product MAYSIALAGKGGTGKTTVAGMLIKYLVEKGKGPVLAVDADSNANLNEVLGLEVSDTLGNAREEMKKGIVPGGMTKDVFMSMKLEQAVVEEEGYDLVVMGQPEGSGCYCAANTLLTGFLERLVGNYPYVVMDNEAGMEHISRLTTSNVDVLLIVADTSRRGLQAALRIDKLSKELNIGVGKSFLVINQSKADPPEAVLDIIKKGGLSLAGTIPEDTTVYEFDLEGRPTIELPEENEAVKAAYRIFDDILD from the coding sequence ATGGCGTATTCTATTGCACTGGCCGGCAAAGGCGGAACCGGTAAAACCACGGTTGCCGGAATGTTGATTAAATATCTTGTGGAAAAGGGAAAGGGCCCCGTACTGGCGGTGGATGCCGACAGCAATGCGAACCTGAACGAGGTTTTGGGGCTCGAAGTGAGCGATACGCTGGGCAATGCAAGGGAGGAGATGAAGAAGGGCATTGTGCCCGGCGGTATGACCAAGGATGTTTTCATGTCCATGAAACTGGAACAGGCCGTCGTTGAAGAGGAGGGCTACGATCTGGTGGTGATGGGGCAGCCCGAGGGCTCCGGCTGTTATTGCGCAGCCAATACACTGCTGACCGGTTTTCTGGAACGCCTGGTCGGTAACTATCCCTACGTTGTCATGGACAACGAAGCCGGTATGGAACATATCAGCCGGTTGACCACCAGCAACGTGGACGTTCTGCTGATCGTAGCGGACACGTCCCGCCGGGGGTTGCAAGCCGCCCTCAGAATCGATAAACTCAGCAAGGAGCTGAATATCGGTGTGGGGAAGAGCTTTCTCGTTATCAATCAGTCCAAAGCGGATCCCCCTGAAGCCGTTCTCGACATCATTAAAAAGGGTGGCCTGTCTCTGGCGGGGACCATACCGGAAGATACGACCGTTTACGAATTCGACCTGGAGGGGCGCCCTACGATCGAACTGCCCGAGGAGAACGAGGCCGTGAAAGCGGCTTACAGGATATTCGACGACATCCTGGATTGA